One window from the genome of Apus apus isolate bApuApu2 chromosome 12, bApuApu2.pri.cur, whole genome shotgun sequence encodes:
- the LOC127389640 gene encoding tumor necrosis factor ligand superfamily member 10-like, translating to MAPHQPSAGQYLRSDSGGSETPMLAEGPGSGPGAGGARGGRRRRWGPLWGCVAVMAILAVQIASTTGLFVYFTMAISKLKAQAPASTEELRCLQVINQQQEGSSLEELITNQSCLKLANTIKAYVATVTEKVIHRSAVQEARRSYLNTSEGQARPRTANKPSAHLTLRPQSLAQDGSSKRFGNLSQSCRHAIARWEASTIHSHLQNITYRDGRLRVNQAGKYYVYSQIYFRYPSDGAGAHLSVPQLVQCINWKTSYSQPILLLKGVGTKCWAPEADYGLHALYQGGLFELKAGDELFVSVSSLAIDYNDAAASYFGAFRLDL from the exons ATGGCCCCGCACCAGCCCAGCGCCGGGCAGTACCTGCGCTCCGACAGCGGCGGCTCGGAGACCCCGATGCTGGCGGAAGGTCCCGGATCCGGCCCCGGTGCCGGTggggcgcggggggggcggcggcggcgctgggGGCCGCTCTGGGGCTGCGTGGCCGTCATGGCCATCCTGGCCGTGCAGATCGCCTCCACCACCGGCCTCTTCGTCTATTTCACCATGGCCATCTCCAAG CTCAAGGCCCAGGCCCCCGCCAGCACGGAGGAGCTGCGCTGTCTGCAGGTGATcaaccagcagcaggagggctccagcctggaggagctgatCACCAACCAGTCCTGCCTCAAGCTGGCCAACACCATCAAAGCCTACGTGGCCACG GTGACAGAGAAGGTGATCCACAGGAGCGCCGTGCAGG AAGCCCGACGGAGCTACCTGAACACCTCGGAGGGGCAGGCACGTCCCAGAACAGCCAACAAGCCCTCAGCACACCTCACCCTCCGCCCACAGAGCCTGGCCCAGGATG gaAGCTCCAAGCGCTTCGGGAACCTCTCCCAGTCCTGCCGCCACGCCATCGCGCGCTGGGAAGCCAGCACCATCCACTCCCACCTGCAGAACATCACCTACCGGGACGGGAGGCTGCGGGTCAACCAGGCGGGCAAGTACTACGTCTACTCCCAGATCTACTTCCGCTACCCCAGCGACGGGGCCGGCGCCCACCTCTCCGTCCCCCAGCTCGTGCAGTGCATCAACTGGAAGACGTCCTACAGCCAGCCCATCCTGCTGCTCAAGGGGGTGGGCACCAAGTGCTGGGCACCCGAGGCAGACTACGGGCTCCACGCTCTCTACCAGGGGGGGCTGTTTGAGCTGAAGGCTGGTGATGAGCTCTTCGTCTCCGTCTCCTCCTTGGCCATCGACTACAACGACGCTGCTGCCAGCTACTTCGGGGCCTTCCGGCTCGACCTGTGA